GTAGCGCTCACCGAGCCGCCAGCCCCGCCGGAGTGGCTACGAAACGCGTACCCGACGGCCGTGCCGCATTTCGAACGCTGGGCGGAGATCGCCCTGATGACGGAGCGCGACATCGACGCGCTCGCCATGTGCGCAATCTCCTTCGCCGAGTACCTACTGACGGGCCAGGACATCGAGGCGGAGGGTCGCTCCTACGTCAACGAGAAGGGGGACCAGTCTCGGAACCCTGCGTACACGACCCGGAATGAGACCTACAAGCGAGTGGTGTCGATGCTCGCTCAGTTCGGGCTGACGCCGAGCGGCCGCGCCACGCTCACCAGGGCCGACAAGGGCGAAGACGGCCCGTCGCTGCAGGACTTCAAGCGAGCGAAATGAGCGAGCAGCGGTCAGGGATGGCCGCGGTCACCGAGTACTGCGAAGGTGTTCTTGAGGGCACCGTCATCGTTGGCTACCTGATCCGCCGCGCAGTTGAGCGGTTCTACCACGACCTTGAGCACGGCCACCAGCGCGGACTGCGGTTCGACGTCGATGCCGCCGAGTGCGTGCTCGACTTCTTCGCGCGAGGGCTTCGGCTCCCGAACAAGGACGCGCCGTTCCGGCTGGATCCCTGGCAGCAGTGGTGGCTTGCACAGACGTTCGGTTGGCTGCGGGCGGATGGCACCCGGCGGTTTCGAACGACCTACCTCGAGGTCGCTCGCAAGAACGGGAAGACCGCGCTGATGGCAGGGCAGGGGCTCTACATGCTCACCTGCGACGGCGAGGACGCGCCGGAGATCTACTCGGCTGCCACCAAGAAGGACCAGGCCAACCTGAGTCACAAGGCAGCGCGCTTGATGTCGCGGCGGTCTCCGCTGTTGGCGAAGGAGCTGGTCGTGTTCCCGAAGGCGGAGACGCGGCGCCAGGTGATCGGCTCGATCGCTCACCCGAACAGCAATGGCATGTGGGTACCGCTCGGCCGCGACTCTAACACGGAGGACGGCCTGAACCCGCACGTGAACCTGATCGACGAGTACCACGCGCACAAGGACAGTGGCCTGGCCCAGGTGCTGCAGACGGGTATGGGTGCCCGAGCGCAACCCCTGACGGTCTACATCACGACCGCTGGCTTCGATGTCTCGGGCCCTTGCTACGAACTCCGCCAGGACGCGGTGCGGATACTCCAGGGATTCGATCGAGAGGACGGCACCCAAGACGACAGCTTCCTCTGCGCTGTCTTCACGCTTGACGGTTACGGCGACGTCGGTGGCGACCTCCAGCCAGATGACCCGTTCGATCCAGCCAACTGGCCGAAGGCCAACCCAGGCCTGGGGACGATCAAGGGGGCAGCGCACCTCGAGGACGCAGCGTCCACCGCGCGCCGCCAACCGTCGACGCGTAACCATTTCCTGACGAAGGAAATGAACGTCTGGACGACGGCGAGCGTTGCTTGGCTGCCAGTCACTGAGTGGCGGACCTCGCCGATCAAGCCGGTGGCGTTGGAGTCGTGCCGAGGCCGAGTCGCTTACGGCGGTCTCGACCTTGCCAGCACGCGAGACATGACCGCACTAGTCGCTCTGCTGCCCGACGAAGATGGGCGCTTTGATTTGCTCGCCCGCGTGTGGGTGCCTGAGTGGGCTATCGACAACTGGCGAGAGTGCGGCGGCTCTAGCGCATACCCGGTGTGGCGTGACCAAGGGTGGCTCACGGTCACACCGGGCAACGTGACCGACTACAACATCGTCGAGCAGGGCGTGCGCGAGTTCGCTGACGTGCTTGACCTACGCACGCTTCTGTTCGACCCATGGAATGCGGGCCCGCTGGTCAACAACCTCAGCGAGGACGGCGACCTAGATCTGCAGCAGTGCCGGCAGGGATTTGGTTCCCTGTCCGCGCCGATGAAAGAGCTCGAGCGCCTGGTGCTTCGCCGAGCGGTCAATGGTGGAGGAAACCCCGTGTTGAGCTACTGCCTAGAAAACATCAAGGCCAAGCGCGACCCCGCGGGCAACATCAAGCCCGACCGCGACGGCTCGAACGGCAAGATCGATGCGGGCGTCGCCGCAATTATGGCGGTGGCCGGCTGGATGAATGACGACTCCGGGCCAGTCTACGACGGCAAGTTGATCATCGCGTGAACGTCGAGCAGCTCCAGCGCTGGCAGAGCGAGCAGCGATCGACCACGAACTACAGTGGCGACATCACCGGGCTCACGCTGACGGATCCGTCGTTGCTCACGATCCTGGGCGCGGGCCCTACGTCGGCGGGCGTGACAGTGAACCGGCAGAACGCGTTGCGCCTGTCCACAGTCGCCGCGTGCGTCAACGTGCTAGCGCAGTCGCTGAGTGTTCTACCTGTGGAGGTTCGCCAGCGCACCGGCGACCGGCAGACGCGATCTGTCCCGGAGCATCCACTGTGGCGACTGCTGAACCTTGAGCCTAACCCTTGGATGACCAGCCTAGACGCCCTGGCCGTGGCCGAGTGGTGGCGGCAGGTGGATGGCGCGGGATACATGTTCGTCGACTTCGATGGCCAGGGCCGGCCTGTCGAAATGTACCCGCTGGAGTCGCGATCGACCACGATGATTCGACCAGGTGGTGGGCGTCCTCCCGTCTACCAAACCGTTATCGACGGCGTGTCGTTCCGGTTCCTGCCTGGCGAGATTGTGCACATCAAGGGGCACACCTACGACGGGCTTGAAGGGCAGTCGCCTATCGGGTTCCTTCGCGAGACGATCGGAACCGGGATTGCCGCGCGTGAGAGGGCCTCGCGCACATTTGCGAACGGCGGCATCTCGGGGGTGATCGAGTCAGAGGGCAAGTTCTCTAGCCCCGAGGCCCGCGACGAATTTCTGAATCACTGGCGAAAGGCGTACGGCCAGCTCTCGCAGACCGGGCGCGTCGCGCTTCTACCGAGCGGCATGAGTTTCAAGTCCGCGGGTATGACGGGTACGGATGCTCAGCTACTCGAGCAGGCAAAGCACATCCGCACCGAGATCTGCGGTTACTACCGCGTGCCGCCTCACATGGTCGGCGACATGGACCGCTCTACCTTCTCGAACATCGAAGAGCAGGACTTGTTCTTCGTCAAGCACACCATGCACCGCCTTGTGCGCTCCTGGGAGCAGGAGCTGATGCGCAAGCTGCTCACGCAAACGGAGCTCGCCGCCGGTTTCTACATCCGCTTCCAGCTCGACGAGCTGCTGCGCGGGGACATCGCCACGCGATTTGAGGCCTACCAGAAGGGCATCACCGCTGGCTTTATGAGTCGCAACGAGGCACGCGAGGCCGAGCACTGGAACGTTACCGACTCTGCGCTCGACAACTACCTGCGCCCGTTGAACATGGATCCCGAGGGTCAGCAGCAGCAACCGAGCGCACAGCGCGCGCTGATGACCGAGGGCGAAGCGAGATCGGCGCAGTGTTCAGCCAACCCGGACGCAGTGCAGCCGGTAGTGCGGGAGTTGGTCGAAGTGCTTGAGCGCCGCGAGGCCAGGGCCGGTGAGAACCGCACCGAATGGTGGGACGCCAAGCACGCGGCCATCGCAGAGCGCCAAGCGCTTCCTGTGTTCCAGACCGTTGCGCGCGTATGCAGGGCACCTGAGGTCAGCGCGGACGATGCTGTGCGGCGCTTCCTGTCCGCACGCCGGGAGGCGTTCACTAAAGGCCACGAGTTGCCCGAGCTCACCGCGCGGACTGTTGCCGAACTACTGACCCAGGAAACCGAGACATGAATGACACTGAGTACCGGATGAGCAGTTGGTACGCAGGCGCCAAGCCCAGCGTACGCGCCGAGGGTGAGTGCACTCAGGTTGCGGGCATCGCCACGGTGTTCGATCAACGAAGCGTCCCGCTCGGTGGCTTCGTGGAAGTGATTCATCGGGACGCATTCGCGAACTGCGACATGGACGGCGCCGTGTGCGCGGCAAACCACGACTACACTGCAGCCGGACTACTAGGTCGGGCAGGGATCAACCACGATCTTAAGGTGTCGGACGCGGGACTTGAGTACTTGTGCACTCCGGCGGAGGACAACGCCGCTTGGCGCACGTACATGCCGCTTCTGCGTGACCGCCAGATCTTCCAGTCGAGCTTCGCGTTCCGCGTGGCGCCTGGCGGCAGTCAGTGGGACGAGGACGACGACGGTGTCATCGTCCGAACAGTGATGAGCATCAGCCGTCTCTATGACACGGCACCCGTCACGTTCCCCGCGTACACCCAGACGACCAGCGAGGCGCGATCCGGAGCGGCCCAGCTGTCCCCCGCGCAGTGTTACCCGGAGCGGCTTGAGCACGCGCGCTGTGGCCTCGACCAGGCGCTCTGCGAACTTCGTGATCACAACGACTTGCACAAGGGCGCGATGGAGCGCCGAGCAGCGTACCTGGCGTCAATAGGCGCCTAGCACCCACCGAATTTGCATGCGGCGGATCGGCCCCTGATGAGGGGCTGAGGGTTCGCCGCGTGCATTGACCGCGCACGGTCCTGATGAGGTCTGACCGCGGTTGCTTATCCGATAGCAATCATCAGAGGAATAGGGCAATGACGGACCTAGTGAAACGCTTGCGCGAACTCAAGGAGAAGCGCAACAAGATCGACACCGAACTGCGTGCGGTCTACGACGGCGCAGAGAAGGAAGACCGCGGCTTCAACGCCGACGAGAAGCAGACCTGGGACAACCTTCAGCAGGCGCGATCGGAGGTCGACCAGCGCATCGAAGCAACCGAGTCCATGATGGACGAAGCGCGGGCGTACGCGCAGGATGTCGATGACTACGCTCGTGATGAATACGGCGAAGCCGGTGACCGCAACCCGAGTGGTCGCATCGGGCCCAGTCAGGAGCGAAGCGCCAGCGGCCAGCCCCCGGCGGATCCGGAGGCGCGCGTGCGCGATGCATTCGACGTGTTCCTGCGCGGCGGCATCACCGCGTGCAACGAAGAGCAGCGCAACATCATGATGCAGCGCGCGGGCGCTGTGCCGGACGAAGTGCGCGCCCAGGGCACCACGCCCGATACTGCCGGCGGCTACGCGGTGACCGAAGAGTCGGCCGGTCGCATCGTTCTGGGGATGCAGGACTATGACGCGATCGGCGCCCTTGCCGGTCAGCCGAATGGCCCGATGCTCTACCCGACCGCTACCGGCGCGCTACTTCCCGTGCCCAAAGACGATGACTTCCAGGTCGGTGAACAGCTTGCGGAGAACGCGCAGGCGTCGCAGTCCGACCAGACGCTGGGCATCATCAACTACCTGTCGTACATCTTCACCTCGAAGATCGTTCGGGTGAGCTTCAACCTTTTGCAAGATGCCAACATCAACATCATGCAGTACCTCGAGGGCAAGGGCGCCGAGCGCTTAGGTCGTATACTGTCCAGTCGCCACGCGATCGGCGGGGGACCTGGCGCTGGTACTCCGACCATCGAAGGCTTAACGGTCGGCGCCTCTGCTGGTGTCGACGCGGTATCGGCGACGGCGTTCACCTATGAAGAGCTACTCGACCTCAAGCACGAAGTCGATCCGGCCTACCGTCGAATGGGGCCGCGCTGGGTGTTCAACGACAACACCCTGAAGGTACTGAAGCTGTTCACGGAGACGGACAGCGGCCGCCCGCTCTGGCAGCCGAACATCGCGTTAGGCGAGCCGCCGACCATCGACGGCGATCAGTACGTAGTGGACCAGGACATGCCGGACATCGCGACGGGTACGGTTCCAGTGGTCTACGGCGCACTGAGCCGCTACGGCGTGCGCGCTGTGCGTGGCATTGAGATGCTTCGGTTTGCCGAGAAGTATGCCGATAGCCTTCAAGTCGGCTTCCTGTTCTGGACCCGGCGCGACGCTCGTGTTGAGGACTCGCGCGCCATCAAGCGCCTGACGATGGCTTAAGCCGCCGCGTTCGCGGCAACTGACCCGGGGGTTCCGGCCCCTGGGTCTTCCCCTTGGAGACATCCCATGAAGAAGTCGGACGGGCGTCGCCCCGAGCGGCGTCGCGAGGAATCCCCGCGCCTGCGCGAGCTGCGCGAGCGGGAAGAGAGCAACCAGGGGCGGACGGAGAGAGCTGTAGGCCGTCCCATGCGTGAGTCGCGGTAAGTGGCCACCAGTATCGTCACCTTGCCTATTCTCGAGCCGCTCACGGTTCGCGATGCGCGTGAGCACCTGAACATCACCCATCAGGAAGACGATCGGTTGCTCTCGGGTTACATCGTGGCAGCACGCAGCGCAGTGGAGCGGGAGACTCATCGAGCCCTGCTCACCCAGGAGTGGGATATCACGTGGCCACGCTTCCCTAACGTTTGCGACGACGGAGACACCTACATCCGGGTACCGGGTGGCTTCTGCCAGTCCGTCGACTCAATCGCGTACGTCGATACGGCGGGCGAGTCGGTGACGCTTGATGCCGCCGAGTACCAGGTGGACACGTCGAACGAGCAGGGCGCCGTTGTGCTGCCCGCGCCCCAGGGGACGTGGCCCGCAACCCAGGCAGGGCGACGGAGTGCCGTGACCCTACGTGTGACTGTCGGCTGGCCCACCGTGTCACGTATCCCGCCCATCCTGCTGCAGGCAGTGCGGTTCCTGATCGGCCACTACTACGAGAACCGTGAGGCGGTGGTCACGGGCACGGTCGCGACCGAGATGCCGCAGGGCGCCAAGTCAATCCTGCAGTCCTGGCGGGTGTGGGGTGCGGTGTGAGAGGTGGCCGCCTTCGCCACGTCGTCGAGGTGCTCAAACCCACCACGACGCAAGACGAATCCGGTGGCGTGGTTCGTGGGTTCACCGTCGTCACCAAACTCCGCTGCCGCGTCATGGAGCGCGGAGCCCGCGAGTTCGAGCGATACGAGCAGGCCATCGCCGAGGTCGACACCATCATCGCGACGCGCGAGCTCAAGGGGCGGCACGCGGTCATCGAGGCTGACTGGCAGCTGAGGTGGCGAGGCGTTGTGTACGACATCGCCGGAACCTTTGAGCCAGAGGGTAGCGCCGACCGCGAGACGATGATCGCCGCGCGCCGGCGCAAGTGAGGTTGCCGTGGATTTCGAAGTGAAGATCGAGGGCGCGCGCGAACTTGAGCAGAAGCTCAAGGCTCTCGACGGCGTCGCTCAGTTTAAGGCCGTCCGGCGCGCAGCGATGTACGCGATGCTCCCGGTTCTCAAGAAGGCCAAGGCGCTGGCACCGGTTGGCGAGTACGAAGACGGCCGGGACGGCGGCAACCTGCGCGAAAGCCTCGTCCGCAAGGCCGTTCGTCCCAAAGGTCTGGAGCGTGAGATGTCGGTGATCGTCGGCCCTCGCAAGAGCAAGCGGGGCGATCC
This genomic window from Pseudomonadota bacterium contains:
- a CDS encoding phage terminase small subunit P27 family, with product MSRKGGPGRPRKPHLLLAASGGKRTDRHGDRAGEDDVALTEPPAPPEWLRNAYPTAVPHFERWAEIALMTERDIDALAMCAISFAEYLLTGQDIEAEGRSYVNEKGDQSRNPAYTTRNETYKRVVSMLAQFGLTPSGRATLTRADKGEDGPSLQDFKRAK
- a CDS encoding terminase TerL endonuclease subunit; amino-acid sequence: MSEQRSGMAAVTEYCEGVLEGTVIVGYLIRRAVERFYHDLEHGHQRGLRFDVDAAECVLDFFARGLRLPNKDAPFRLDPWQQWWLAQTFGWLRADGTRRFRTTYLEVARKNGKTALMAGQGLYMLTCDGEDAPEIYSAATKKDQANLSHKAARLMSRRSPLLAKELVVFPKAETRRQVIGSIAHPNSNGMWVPLGRDSNTEDGLNPHVNLIDEYHAHKDSGLAQVLQTGMGARAQPLTVYITTAGFDVSGPCYELRQDAVRILQGFDREDGTQDDSFLCAVFTLDGYGDVGGDLQPDDPFDPANWPKANPGLGTIKGAAHLEDAASTARRQPSTRNHFLTKEMNVWTTASVAWLPVTEWRTSPIKPVALESCRGRVAYGGLDLASTRDMTALVALLPDEDGRFDLLARVWVPEWAIDNWRECGGSSAYPVWRDQGWLTVTPGNVTDYNIVEQGVREFADVLDLRTLLFDPWNAGPLVNNLSEDGDLDLQQCRQGFGSLSAPMKELERLVLRRAVNGGGNPVLSYCLENIKAKRDPAGNIKPDRDGSNGKIDAGVAAIMAVAGWMNDDSGPVYDGKLIIA
- a CDS encoding phage portal protein; its protein translation is MNVEQLQRWQSEQRSTTNYSGDITGLTLTDPSLLTILGAGPTSAGVTVNRQNALRLSTVAACVNVLAQSLSVLPVEVRQRTGDRQTRSVPEHPLWRLLNLEPNPWMTSLDALAVAEWWRQVDGAGYMFVDFDGQGRPVEMYPLESRSTTMIRPGGGRPPVYQTVIDGVSFRFLPGEIVHIKGHTYDGLEGQSPIGFLRETIGTGIAARERASRTFANGGISGVIESEGKFSSPEARDEFLNHWRKAYGQLSQTGRVALLPSGMSFKSAGMTGTDAQLLEQAKHIRTEICGYYRVPPHMVGDMDRSTFSNIEEQDLFFVKHTMHRLVRSWEQELMRKLLTQTELAAGFYIRFQLDELLRGDIATRFEAYQKGITAGFMSRNEAREAEHWNVTDSALDNYLRPLNMDPEGQQQQPSAQRALMTEGEARSAQCSANPDAVQPVVRELVEVLERREARAGENRTEWWDAKHAAIAERQALPVFQTVARVCRAPEVSADDAVRRFLSARREAFTKGHELPELTARTVAELLTQETET
- a CDS encoding HK97 family phage prohead protease, which translates into the protein MNDTEYRMSSWYAGAKPSVRAEGECTQVAGIATVFDQRSVPLGGFVEVIHRDAFANCDMDGAVCAANHDYTAAGLLGRAGINHDLKVSDAGLEYLCTPAEDNAAWRTYMPLLRDRQIFQSSFAFRVAPGGSQWDEDDDGVIVRTVMSISRLYDTAPVTFPAYTQTTSEARSGAAQLSPAQCYPERLEHARCGLDQALCELRDHNDLHKGAMERRAAYLASIGA
- a CDS encoding phage major capsid protein; the protein is MTDLVKRLRELKEKRNKIDTELRAVYDGAEKEDRGFNADEKQTWDNLQQARSEVDQRIEATESMMDEARAYAQDVDDYARDEYGEAGDRNPSGRIGPSQERSASGQPPADPEARVRDAFDVFLRGGITACNEEQRNIMMQRAGAVPDEVRAQGTTPDTAGGYAVTEESAGRIVLGMQDYDAIGALAGQPNGPMLYPTATGALLPVPKDDDFQVGEQLAENAQASQSDQTLGIINYLSYIFTSKIVRVSFNLLQDANINIMQYLEGKGAERLGRILSSRHAIGGGPGAGTPTIEGLTVGASAGVDAVSATAFTYEELLDLKHEVDPAYRRMGPRWVFNDNTLKVLKLFTETDSGRPLWQPNIALGEPPTIDGDQYVVDQDMPDIATGTVPVVYGALSRYGVRAVRGIEMLRFAEKYADSLQVGFLFWTRRDARVEDSRAIKRLTMA
- a CDS encoding head-tail connector protein — protein: MATSIVTLPILEPLTVRDAREHLNITHQEDDRLLSGYIVAARSAVERETHRALLTQEWDITWPRFPNVCDDGDTYIRVPGGFCQSVDSIAYVDTAGESVTLDAAEYQVDTSNEQGAVVLPAPQGTWPATQAGRRSAVTLRVTVGWPTVSRIPPILLQAVRFLIGHYYENREAVVTGTVATEMPQGAKSILQSWRVWGAV
- a CDS encoding head-tail adaptor protein, with product MRGGRLRHVVEVLKPTTTQDESGGVVRGFTVVTKLRCRVMERGAREFERYEQAIAEVDTIIATRELKGRHAVIEADWQLRWRGVVYDIAGTFEPEGSADRETMIAARRRK
- a CDS encoding HK97-gp10 family putative phage morphogenesis protein, which codes for MDFEVKIEGARELEQKLKALDGVAQFKAVRRAAMYAMLPVLKKAKALAPVGEYEDGRDGGNLRESLVRKAVRPKGLEREMSVIVGPRKSKRGDPFYAKFVERGTRNTPAQPFLRPALESQGDVVVERLMKQLRRTLDKLVPPNG